The DNA region GTAAACTTTATATTCCTCTACAATCTTCCCCAAATCCTTGTACTCCTTGTTTAAAGCTGCAAAACGCTTCATGTCCTGCACGGTATCAGGGTTACTCAGCTGCTCTTCAACATCTTCCCAACGCAGTTTAATGGCTTCTAATTTATCTAACATATGCTTTCTTTCAGAAAATATTTCATGCTGCCTGGCCAAAAAAATCAGCATCATTCCAGGATCTGATCTGGCCCGGGCAGGCGGTTTTTATTTCGGACAACAAAAATAGGCTTTTTCGTTTAATTTTTTTCGAAGTAATTCAGACTTAAATCATTGCCATCGAATACCGCGTAGGAGTTGAAGTTGATCCATTCCCCAATATTGATGTATTTACTTTTACTATCCAGATCAATACTCAAAGGCAGGTGCCGGTGGCCAAAAATAAAATAATCGTAATGCTGTTCTTGCAGCAATTCCCTGGCATATACCGCAAGCCACTCTTTTTCTACACTTTCAAACACCTCTTCCTTGCTACTTGCAAGCCTGCTTTTGCCCGACCACCAGGTGGCAATGCCCAATCCGATACGCGGCGGCACCAACGCAAACAGCCACTGGCAAACCGGGTTCCTGAAAATCTTTCTTAATATTTTATACTTATTATCGCCCGGGCCTAAACCGTCACCATGATGTAAAAAGAAGCGTTTTCCCGACCTTTCCATTACCATTTCATCGCTCACAATTTCAATACCCATCTCCTCTGTGAAATAGGTTTTAACCCACATATCATGGTTACCCTTAAAGAAATAAATCTTTATTCCGGCATCTGTCATCGCGGCCAGCTTACCCTGCAGCCTAATGAAACCTTTGGGCACAACCGTACGGTATTCAAACCAGAAGTCAAAGGTATCGCCCATCAAAAACAACTCACTACAGGTTGATTCTATGGAATTTAACCACCTTACAATACGATCTTCCCGCAACCTGCTTTCGGCATGATCAGGCGAACCAAGATGAAAATCTGAAGCGAAATAAATGTTCTTTTTCATGAATACCTGGCAAAGATAAAGAATATTATGGGCCCTTCAGTTTAAATAAATCCTACAGGCTTTATAGATTTTATAAAATAGAATCGTTATTGATAACAAAAGTTCGTAAATTCGCACAAATTTTAAACTATGATTTCTACTGACATAGCCATCATTGGCGCCGGACCCGTTGGTTTATTTGCGATTTTCGAAGCAGGTTTATTAAAAATGCGTTGCCATTTAATAGATTACCTTCCACAGGTAGGTGGACAGCTATCTGAAATATATCCAAAAAAACCTATTTACGACATCCCTGGCTACCCTACTGTTTTGGCTCAGGAGTTAATCGATAACCTGATGGAGCAAGCCAAGCCTTTTCATCCGGGCTTCACCTTAGGCGAGCGTATTGAAGGGCTTGAAAAACGTGGTGAGGCCGACTTTGTGCTAACCACCAATATGGGTACCATTATAGAAGCAAAGGTTGTGGTTATTGCCGGGGGCTTAGGTTGTTTTGAGCCGCGCAAACCTGCTGTAGCCGGACTCGAGCAGTTCGAAAACGGCAGAGGCGTAAATTATATGATCCTTGATCCTGAAAAATACCGCGGACAAAAAATGGTGATTGCCGGAGGTGGCGATTCTGCCCTGGACTGGACCATCTTTTTAGCTGATGTTGTTGATGAGCTGACCCTGGTTCACCGTAGCGAGAGTTTCCGTGGCGCACCTGATTCGGTAAACAAGGTAATGGAACTGGCTGAAAGCGGACGCATCAATCTCGTATTAAACAGTAACCTGAATTCGGTAAGTGGAAATGGCAAGCTGGAAAGCGTAGAGCTGATCCATAACAAGAGCCTGGAAACGACCACTGTTGCTGCTGATCACCTGATCCCGTTATTTGGTTTAAGCCCTAAATTAGGCCCTATCGAACAATGGAACCTGAACATCAGTAAAAGCGCCATTGAAGTAAATACAGACGATTATTCAACAAATATCCCGGGAGTGTATGCCATTGGTGACATCAATACCTATACCAATAAGCTAAAGCTGATCCTTTGCGGTTTCCACGAAGCTGCCCTGATGAGCCACAGCGCTTACCAATATATGAACCCAGGAATTAAATACACCATGAAATATACCACTGTAAACGGTGTATCAGAGTTTTAAACATGGAAAACAACATTACCGTACACGTACAACACCCCGACGGAAGCCGGGTTGCCCTGGAGGCACCTACAGATATGGGCTTGAGCCTTATGGAATACCTCAAGGCCTGTGAATATGATATTTTGGCCACCTGCGGAGGTATGGCGCTTTGCGCTACCTGCTGTGTAGATGTGCTGGAAGGCGAAGACAAGCTCAATGAAATGAGCGACGATGAATACGCCATGCTGGATACCCTACCGGATGTATTGCCCAATTCAAGACTGGCCTGCCAGCTGCAGTTAAACCCCGCCATGGATGGCCTGGTTGTTAAACTGCACCACGCAGAATAAAAAGAACTATCAATTATGATCTACGGCAGCTGCTATTGTTTTAATAGGGCTGCCGATTGTTTTATACTCCCCTTCTCCCTTTAGGATAGCTAACATTTTGGTGTTGTTGTTCAGCAAGCCCCTGGCTGCGTTCAACTCCTTATCGTACTGAAAGGCCTGTTCTACCTTACCTCTTTCGTAGTAGTAACGGCTTACAATCTGTGTTTCCAGTGCCCTTTTTATTTCTGGCTTAAATGTGGTCAGGTCAGTTTTTTTGGCACCCAGCATTTTTTCCTTCAAATCATCCAGATCGGCTTTTACTGCCGGAAGTTTATTTTCCTTTTCAGCCTCTGTCCTTAAATCAGACAACAGGCGTTCGGTACGAGAGGTATAGGAATAATCCTTTCCGGCCAGCGAACTCACAAAAGCTGCATAATCGGCATCTGTAAGCTGGAAAGAGCCCGCAGGCGCAATTGCTTTATTGTTCTTTTTATAGCTGTTCGCGTAATCAAAAAACAGGTTCTTGTTGAGCAGGGATATGGTTATCGGGCTATATTTAGGGGTATTGACCACCACATCCGGGTAAACACCGTTCCCATCATAAACACTACGGCCCGTCTTTGTATTGAATTTGGTCATCAATGAATCTGCAATTTTCAGGGTTTTACCGTTGGCATCTTTATGGGCATAATCCATGGCCTGTATACACCTGCCCGAAGGGGTAAAATATTTAGCTACAGTAACTTTTACCAGGCTGTTATAAGGCAGGTTAAAGGTTTGCTGTACCAGGCCCTTGCCAAAGCTACGTTGCCCCACAATAATTGCCCTGTCCAGGTCCTGAAGCGCTCCTGCAACAATTTCCGATGCAGATGCAGAAGAACCACTGATCAGCACTACCAATGGGATATCAGGGAATAGCGGCTGGTTCTGGGTTTTGTAGCTGATGGTCTTCTGCGGGTTACGTCCTTTCTGGGTCACAATCAGCACGTCCTTATTTACAAAGATGTTTACGATCTTAACTGCCTCCTGTAATATTCCACCACCGTTGTAGCGCAGGTCTAGCACCATGCCTTTGGGCTGTAGTTTACCGAGCGTAACCGCAGCATCTTTCACTTCCTGGGCAGAATTTTCCAGAAACTTGTCCAAACGGATATAGGCAATATTATCAGCTGTCATGCCCGAATAAGAGACGTTAGGCTGTTTAATCTCATCACGGATCAGGTTTTTGGTCATCACGCTTCCATCTCTGATGATCAGCAATTCTACAGCCGACCCCCGTGGCCCGCGCAACAGCTGGCTCACCTGTGCCCGTTCCTTGCCCTTCACCTCATTGCCATTGATCTTTACGAGCTGGTCACCAGGCTTCAGTCCTTGTTTATCAGCAGGGTATCCTTCACTAACCTCGTTCACAAACAGTTTCCCTTCAATAAAGATAGTGCTTGCCCCTATGCCACCGTACTGGGTACTAACATATTTCAGTTTATAGTCTTCTACTTCCGATTCAGGAACATATTCTGTATAGGGATCCAGTTTTTCGAGCATGGCGTCAATACTGCTGCGCATCAGACTGGAAGCATTGGTTTCTTCCACATAATTAATGTTCACTTCCTTATAAAGGGAGGCAAAAATATCCAGGTTTTTAGATACCTGGAACAGGTCTTCCCTGAAAGACCAGCTTAAGGATGCAAAGGCAAGAAGAAGAGCGGCTGCGGCAATTTTATATATTTTCATCGTAAGCAGATGGGGTTCATCAATCTATCAGAGTAAATTTACAAAAAAGCCCTGTATATCAATAACAGGATAACAAATTAAAGTCTGTTTCCTGCCGGATCGGCGAGTGCTTTATTAATGGTAAATTCAATATATGCCCGGTCTCTTTTTACAAGATCCATCAGCTGCTCTACCAGCTGGTCTTCCTGTCCGGGTGTAAAAGACAATTCAACCTGTGCCAGATCACGGTATTTTCTAAGAAATTTAATTTTAACCTTTTGCCAGGTTTCAGGGGTTAATGTAAAATTTGCCATGCCACAAAAATAGCAATAATTGCTTAACAAAGTAATCTGCGCCCTTAAATCAGGGCGCAGACTTTAGAATTAATTTGTATCCCACCATAACGGTGTAAGCAACCTGTATTTTTCTGAATTGTCTCCAACATTATCCGGGTTACGGGTTTGTTCATTGCTCTCGTAAACCATTCCCCTAATCCACTGGTTCGGATTGCCTGCATCAAAGATGACCGTATTCAGGTTTAAGGGCCTCAGCAGTGATGGCCCATATATAGCCTGACTAAAATCAGACCGGCGCATATCCACCCAGGTCTCAGGATTTAAACATAGGGAAATGTACTTTTGCCTCATGATATGACTTAAACCCTGCGTCAGATTTGCAAAATGTGCATTTAATCCGTCGGCGAGCTGAGCTGTCCAATAAGTAGTGATGTCACCGCTCGCAACGCCCAGCTTACGCATATTGGCTTTAACACCTTCCTCATAGGCCGCCAGTGCGCCAGGAATATCCCCCGATCTGAGCCGGGCTTCTGCTTCAATAAGTTTCACTTCAGAATAGGTAATAAACGGAAAAGGTGACGTTTGCTTCGTATAGAAGCCGCTATTACTAAAAAGCCCGTAATCATTGGCATTTTTCTTGGTAGCATCGCCATTCTGGCCATTCGCTAAAATGCCCTGCCCTCCGGTTAAGCCACCACCAGACCGCAAGCCGCGATATTGCCCATCTGATAACGCCGGCTGCATAATTTTACTGATCCGGGGATCTTGCCTAATGGTATTGGTAACGGGCAAAGTGGTTAGCATGTTTACAAAAAACTGGCTCCAGGCAAAATACCTTGGATTATAGGTATTGTCGTTAGGCGTTGTACCAGGCGGCACTGTAAAGCCACCCCAGCTAAACCACGGGTTTTCATCGGTCGGGAGCGCGCCGGCCAGATAAGGGAATTCAGCGTCCATCCCATCTGC from Pedobacter africanus includes:
- a CDS encoding UDP-2,3-diacylglucosamine diphosphatase produces the protein MKKNIYFASDFHLGSPDHAESRLREDRIVRWLNSIESTCSELFLMGDTFDFWFEYRTVVPKGFIRLQGKLAAMTDAGIKIYFFKGNHDMWVKTYFTEEMGIEIVSDEMVMERSGKRFFLHHGDGLGPGDNKYKILRKIFRNPVCQWLFALVPPRIGLGIATWWSGKSRLASSKEEVFESVEKEWLAVYARELLQEQHYDYFIFGHRHLPLSIDLDSKSKYINIGEWINFNSYAVFDGNDLSLNYFEKN
- a CDS encoding NAD(P)/FAD-dependent oxidoreductase, producing MISTDIAIIGAGPVGLFAIFEAGLLKMRCHLIDYLPQVGGQLSEIYPKKPIYDIPGYPTVLAQELIDNLMEQAKPFHPGFTLGERIEGLEKRGEADFVLTTNMGTIIEAKVVVIAGGLGCFEPRKPAVAGLEQFENGRGVNYMILDPEKYRGQKMVIAGGGDSALDWTIFLADVVDELTLVHRSESFRGAPDSVNKVMELAESGRINLVLNSNLNSVSGNGKLESVELIHNKSLETTTVAADHLIPLFGLSPKLGPIEQWNLNISKSAIEVNTDDYSTNIPGVYAIGDINTYTNKLKLILCGFHEAALMSHSAYQYMNPGIKYTMKYTTVNGVSEF
- a CDS encoding 2Fe-2S iron-sulfur cluster-binding protein, producing the protein MENNITVHVQHPDGSRVALEAPTDMGLSLMEYLKACEYDILATCGGMALCATCCVDVLEGEDKLNEMSDDEYAMLDTLPDVLPNSRLACQLQLNPAMDGLVVKLHHAE
- a CDS encoding S41 family peptidase translates to MKIYKIAAAALLLAFASLSWSFREDLFQVSKNLDIFASLYKEVNINYVEETNASSLMRSSIDAMLEKLDPYTEYVPESEVEDYKLKYVSTQYGGIGASTIFIEGKLFVNEVSEGYPADKQGLKPGDQLVKINGNEVKGKERAQVSQLLRGPRGSAVELLIIRDGSVMTKNLIRDEIKQPNVSYSGMTADNIAYIRLDKFLENSAQEVKDAAVTLGKLQPKGMVLDLRYNGGGILQEAVKIVNIFVNKDVLIVTQKGRNPQKTISYKTQNQPLFPDIPLVVLISGSSASASEIVAGALQDLDRAIIVGQRSFGKGLVQQTFNLPYNSLVKVTVAKYFTPSGRCIQAMDYAHKDANGKTLKIADSLMTKFNTKTGRSVYDGNGVYPDVVVNTPKYSPITISLLNKNLFFDYANSYKKNNKAIAPAGSFQLTDADYAAFVSSLAGKDYSYTSRTERLLSDLRTEAEKENKLPAVKADLDDLKEKMLGAKKTDLTTFKPEIKRALETQIVSRYYYERGKVEQAFQYDKELNAARGLLNNNTKMLAILKGEGEYKTIGSPIKTIAAAVDHN
- a CDS encoding SusD/RagB family nutrient-binding outer membrane lipoprotein gives rise to the protein MNTIYKKGLVYLVLAMAIVTPSCKKFLDVNTDPNNPTKVTAANRLVGAITTSNGAAMWRGAREIAGVTQYGVTKLLTGTNLNAETWRFTASYFAWQNTYVFTMPNCIDLINLGEEEGSPCFVGAGKTLLAMNFGMLADQYGAIVIDEFYNGKTQLSLTPKMQDQQTAYQRIDKLLDEAILAFNNPVNNSTLNSAAGDIMYQGNIDKWKRFAWALKARYLNHLSKKGTLYNPAKIIEACGNAFNADGMDAEFPYLAGALPTDENPWFSWGGFTVPPGTTPNDNTYNPRYFAWSQFFVNMLTTLPVTNTIRQDPRISKIMQPALSDGQYRGLRSGGGLTGGQGILANGQNGDATKKNANDYGLFSNSGFYTKQTSPFPFITYSEVKLIEAEARLRSGDIPGALAAYEEGVKANMRKLGVASGDITTYWTAQLADGLNAHFANLTQGLSHIMRQKYISLCLNPETWVDMRRSDFSQAIYGPSLLRPLNLNTVIFDAGNPNQWIRGMVYESNEQTRNPDNVGDNSEKYRLLTPLWWDTN